In a single window of the Veillonella sp. genome:
- a CDS encoding ECF transporter S component, giving the protein MSTKSITGTGLLLAVALLAQSLRLIFPFIPNQVSMFLIGSITSATFVLATWRYGWKNGLVIAWIAPVVAHLQGMLPLPPFILITALGTTAYVFVAYWLQHKPKVLLIIVAALVKAGVLFGGYSLFFSLFQFPPKIVNTMLFVSSWPQLVTSSLGIILALLITKRTKK; this is encoded by the coding sequence ATGTCTACCAAATCTATTACGGGCACAGGCCTATTGTTGGCCGTAGCCTTATTGGCGCAAAGCTTGCGCCTTATTTTCCCATTTATTCCGAATCAGGTGAGTATGTTCCTCATTGGTTCCATCACGTCTGCTACGTTTGTACTCGCCACATGGCGCTATGGTTGGAAGAATGGTCTCGTTATTGCCTGGATTGCACCAGTTGTGGCACACTTACAAGGCATGTTGCCGTTGCCACCGTTTATTTTGATTACGGCCCTTGGTACGACTGCCTATGTATTTGTAGCCTATTGGTTACAACATAAACCAAAGGTATTGCTAATCATTGTGGCGGCTTTAGTGAAAGCAGGTGTTCTGTTCGGCGGATATTCCTTGTTCTTTTCTCTATTCCAATTTCCACCAAAGATTGTAAATACCATGTTGTTTGTGTCTAGTTGGCCGCAACTAGTAACAT
- a CDS encoding PACE efflux transporter, which produces MSASERVVQSILYEVGCILIGCLVMLFVPHDGQPFVLMVIFSLLAMVWNFVFNWIFDKLVPGDRLERGPVIRTIHAVLFEGLFMIATVPIIMYMMHMSFWMAFVTDITMTLVILGYTYVYNWVYDRARLYFVEA; this is translated from the coding sequence ATGTCTGCTTCAGAGCGTGTGGTACAGTCGATTTTGTATGAGGTTGGTTGTATTTTAATCGGTTGTTTGGTAATGTTGTTTGTTCCGCATGATGGACAGCCCTTTGTATTGATGGTTATTTTTTCCTTGCTAGCTATGGTTTGGAATTTTGTGTTTAACTGGATATTTGATAAACTAGTACCAGGTGATCGATTAGAGCGAGGACCTGTAATCCGTACGATTCATGCGGTATTGTTTGAAGGTTTATTTATGATTGCTACTGTACCGATTATTATGTACATGATGCATATGAGTTTTTGGATGGCTTTTGTGACGGATATAACGATGACATTGGTTATCCTAGGTTATACTTATGTTTATAATTGGGTATATGATCGGGCACGTCTATATTTCGTAGAAGCTTAG
- a CDS encoding DASS family sodium-coupled anion symporter yields MKLNWKLFAPLVVAILVWLIGAPEGLSANSWIYVSIFAGLVVGLILEPMPPAFIGIIAVTVSMLFKVGPAPVVDKATGVAKAITDAQAISWGLSGFSNAIVWLIFAAFMIGIGYENSGLGRRIALFLVAKLGKSSLGLGYAIAITDLVLAPFIPSNAARSGGTIYPIVSSICPMFDSYPDKNPRKIGSYLNWVALATTCVSSSIFLTGAAPNPLALELSAKSGIVAANWGTWFLAFLPVGLILFIITPLLTYVFCKPEVKGSPEIAAWAKDEYKKLGSMTRSEIFMALISVLALVLWIGASTFKVNPTTTALIVIILMIFTKIMTWQDFLANKPAWNVLTWFATLVPMASGLKNVGFLEWLAKSAGGSLVSLDPTMAVLGLLLAFCLLRYFFASGTAYVTAMVGLFATLILQIPGVDPAQVMLILLVPMGIMGILTPYGTGHSPIWFASGYNKGPEFWKLGAIFGIIYLAIFIVVGIPWIEFVMPLLG; encoded by the coding sequence ATGAAGTTGAATTGGAAATTATTCGCACCGCTTGTAGTAGCTATTCTTGTATGGCTCATCGGTGCTCCTGAAGGTCTTAGCGCAAATTCTTGGATTTATGTAAGTATTTTCGCTGGCCTCGTGGTAGGGTTGATTTTAGAACCAATGCCACCAGCTTTTATCGGTATCATTGCAGTTACCGTATCTATGTTGTTTAAAGTAGGTCCTGCACCTGTTGTAGATAAAGCAACTGGTGTAGCAAAGGCGATTACTGATGCACAAGCTATCAGTTGGGGCCTCAGTGGTTTCTCTAATGCCATCGTATGGTTGATCTTTGCAGCTTTCATGATCGGTATTGGTTATGAAAACTCTGGTCTTGGCCGTCGTATTGCCTTGTTCTTGGTAGCAAAGCTTGGTAAGTCCTCTTTAGGTCTTGGTTATGCCATTGCTATTACTGACCTTGTGTTGGCTCCATTCATTCCAAGTAATGCGGCTCGTTCCGGTGGTACGATTTATCCAATTGTATCTAGTATTTGCCCAATGTTCGATTCCTATCCAGATAAGAACCCTCGTAAAATTGGTTCTTATTTGAACTGGGTAGCATTGGCAACTACATGTGTATCTAGCTCTATTTTCTTGACTGGCGCAGCGCCAAACCCATTGGCTCTAGAATTGTCTGCTAAATCTGGTATCGTAGCTGCTAACTGGGGCACATGGTTCCTTGCATTCTTGCCAGTAGGTCTTATTTTGTTCATCATCACACCATTATTGACCTATGTATTCTGCAAACCAGAGGTAAAAGGTTCCCCTGAAATTGCAGCATGGGCAAAAGATGAATACAAGAAATTAGGTTCTATGACACGTAGTGAAATCTTCATGGCCTTGATTTCTGTATTGGCTCTTGTACTATGGATTGGTGCTTCTACATTCAAAGTAAACCCAACTACAACGGCTTTAATTGTTATTATCTTGATGATTTTCACTAAGATTATGACATGGCAAGACTTCCTTGCTAACAAACCAGCATGGAATGTTTTGACTTGGTTCGCTACACTCGTGCCTATGGCTTCTGGTCTTAAGAACGTAGGCTTCTTAGAATGGCTTGCTAAATCTGCAGGTGGTTCTTTAGTTTCTTTAGATCCAACAATGGCTGTTCTAGGTTTATTGTTAGCATTCTGCTTGCTTCGTTACTTCTTTGCTTCTGGTACAGCGTATGTAACAGCTATGGTAGGCTTGTTTGCTACTCTAATTCTTCAAATTCCTGGTGTTGATCCAGCTCAAGTTATGTTGATTCTATTAGTACCAATGGGTATTATGGGTATCCTTACACCATATGGTACAGGTCACAGCCCAATCTGGTTTGCTAGTGGCTATAACAAAGGTCCTGAATTCTGGAAATTAGGCGCTATCTTTGGGATTATCTACCTCGCAATCTTTATTGTGGTGGGTATTCCATGGATTGAGTTCGTAATGCCACTTTTAGGATAA
- a CDS encoding MetQ/NlpA family ABC transporter substrate-binding protein, producing MKFKKLLALGAALVFSVAFIAGCGSNNSDNGAKKELTYSKSQGPYSELFEKGVKPILEKQGYTFKGVDMSDLVQADQVLSDGEVDFNVEQHTAYMKNFNEKQNGHLVALTPIPTVPAGIFSGSKTSLDQVADGDTIAVPNDASNMARAYALLQKIGWIKLDPNKDLATVTQADIIENPKHLKFTEMKSLTIPSVRTDFDYIVITGAIIYNAKIDPKSALANEDVLPQWLLQLVVNEKNKDAQWAKDIVAAYHSQEFKDYMEKNNNGLWFVPKGE from the coding sequence ATGAAATTTAAAAAGCTTCTTGCCCTTGGTGCGGCATTAGTATTTAGCGTAGCTTTTATCGCCGGCTGCGGTTCTAATAATAGCGATAATGGTGCAAAAAAAGAGTTAACCTACAGTAAATCTCAAGGCCCTTACTCTGAATTGTTTGAAAAAGGTGTAAAACCAATTTTGGAGAAACAAGGCTATACCTTTAAAGGCGTAGATATGTCTGATTTGGTACAAGCTGACCAAGTATTAAGTGATGGTGAGGTTGACTTTAACGTTGAACAACATACAGCATACATGAAAAACTTTAACGAAAAACAAAATGGTCATCTTGTAGCATTAACACCAATTCCAACAGTACCAGCAGGTATCTTTAGTGGGTCTAAAACATCTTTAGATCAAGTGGCAGATGGCGACACTATTGCTGTACCTAATGATGCATCCAACATGGCTCGTGCTTATGCGTTATTGCAAAAAATCGGTTGGATTAAGCTTGATCCTAACAAAGATTTAGCAACAGTAACTCAAGCAGATATTATTGAAAATCCTAAACATCTTAAATTTACAGAAATGAAATCCCTTACAATTCCTTCTGTACGTACTGACTTTGATTATATCGTTATTACAGGCGCTATTATCTATAATGCAAAAATTGATCCTAAATCTGCATTGGCAAATGAAGACGTATTACCACAATGGTTATTACAACTCGTAGTTAATGAGAAAAACAAAGATGCACAATGGGCAAAAGACATCGTAGCAGCTTACCACTCTCAAGAATTCAAAGACTACATGGAAAAAAATAACAATGGCCTATGGTTCGTACCAAAAGGTGAATAG
- a CDS encoding methionine ABC transporter permease, translated as MDFFMQELGVPGSQLLLAAEQTLYMVFLSLFIGTVLGLIIAVTLVVTNPNGIVKNSIVYTITNTIVNIVRSVPFIILMVFILPLTKMIVGTRVGTTAAIVPLVIFIAPYLARLFENSILEVNKGIIEAAQSMGASHFEVIWHFLLPEAKGSLILSITTGTIGLIGATAMAGAIGAGGVGDLALTYGYERLNFPLMLFTVVILIIFVQIIQTIGNYFARRARRS; from the coding sequence ATGGATTTCTTCATGCAAGAACTTGGTGTTCCAGGATCGCAGTTATTATTAGCTGCAGAACAGACATTATATATGGTGTTCCTATCTCTATTCATTGGTACTGTATTAGGTCTAATTATCGCAGTTACACTGGTAGTAACAAATCCTAATGGTATCGTTAAAAATAGTATTGTTTATACCATTACAAATACAATTGTTAATATTGTGCGTTCCGTACCATTTATCATTTTAATGGTGTTTATATTACCGTTAACTAAGATGATTGTAGGTACTCGTGTTGGCACAACAGCGGCTATTGTACCACTTGTTATATTCATTGCACCGTATCTGGCTCGACTTTTTGAGAACTCTATTTTAGAGGTTAATAAAGGCATTATCGAGGCAGCACAATCGATGGGGGCCTCTCATTTTGAAGTGATTTGGCATTTTCTTTTACCAGAAGCAAAAGGTTCGCTTATTTTATCTATTACAACGGGTACTATTGGTCTAATCGGTGCTACTGCTATGGCTGGTGCTATTGGTGCAGGTGGTGTAGGTGATTTGGCCCTCACCTATGGTTATGAACGGTTGAACTTCCCATTGATGTTATTTACCGTAGTTATTTTGATTATTTTTGTTCAAATTATTCAAACAATAGGAAACTACTTTGCACGTCGTGCGCGTCGTTCCTAA